In the genome of Roseovarius sp. Pro17, the window AAATGAAAAAGCCCCGCCGATGGCGAGGCTTCGACATGTTCAGTCTGTGACGTGGTTCAGGCGGCTTCGGCCTGTGCGGCGGCAGCGTGACGGCGCTCGCTCTCTTCGCGCGAAAGGGCGACGGAGGTCCGCACGCCTTTGGACACAAAATCCATCAGGCCCGACACGACACGCTCGTTCGGGTCGATCCCGGCACAGGACAGCACTTCGCGACCGTCGCGCGAACGCGCCCAACGGGCAATTTGATCAGGTCCGTTGCCATATTTCTTGTCGTCAGAAATGGCGTCGTCCAGAGCAGCCAGTACAACGGCTGCGAAAAGTTTGCGTGCCCGGTTGCCCTGTTCGTTGTTGAAGGCGGCAGCATCAACGAAATCTTTCATGATTCGTCCTCAATTTTATTGTTCTTGTGTTTTCGGCTTATCGCTGGTTATGGAGCATTCTATCTGATTCGGATAGAGCAGATATGCATACCTTCTATGCGTTTCTTGCATGGCTTTCGACCTTGCAACACGACATTTCGTTGGCTTGCCCCCCTGCGTATCACCATATATAGGGTGTGCCCAATTCCCTTCAACCTTTTGTCAGGATTCAGCCACAATGCCCAAGATCAACGGAAACGAGATCCGCCCCGGTAACGTGCTGGAGCATAACGGTGGTTTATGGTCGGCCGTAAAGGTCGATCACGTCAAGCCGGGCAAGGGCGGGGCCTTTGCTCAGGTCGAGATGCGCAACCTGCGAAACGGCTCCAAGCTGAACGAGCGGTTCCGCTCAGCCGACAAGGTAGAGCGGGTGCGGTTGGATCAAAAGGATCAGCAATTCCTCTACGAAGTCGATGGTATGCTGGTATTTATGGACAGCGAGACTTACGAGCAAATCGAACTGCCCGCCGAGATTCTGGGCGAACGGCGCCCGTTCCTTCAGGACGGCATGACGATCCATATCGAGTATCATGAATCTGAGGCTCTGAACGCGACGCTGCCGCAAAAGGTTACCTGCATCGTGGTCGAAACCG includes:
- a CDS encoding DUF6280 family protein produces the protein MKDFVDAAAFNNEQGNRARKLFAAVVLAALDDAISDDKKYGNGPDQIARWARSRDGREVLSCAGIDPNERVVSGLMDFVSKGVRTSVALSREESERRHAAAAQAEAA
- the efp gene encoding elongation factor P — protein: MPKINGNEIRPGNVLEHNGGLWSAVKVDHVKPGKGGAFAQVEMRNLRNGSKLNERFRSADKVERVRLDQKDQQFLYEVDGMLVFMDSETYEQIELPAEILGERRPFLQDGMTIHIEYHESEALNATLPQKVTCIVVETEPVVKGQTAANSFKPAVLDNGVKVMVPPFVGQDEAIVVNTETMEYSERA